In Lacrimispora indolis DSM 755, a genomic segment contains:
- a CDS encoding DUF2292 domain-containing protein codes for MAGRVKYGSIAIIIQDGKIVQIKKENIGLKD; via the coding sequence ATGGCCGGACGTGTAAAGTATGGTTCCATTGCCATCATAATTCAGGATGGAAAAATAGTGCAGATAAAAAAAGAAAATATCGGATTAAAGGACTGA